From Neospora caninum Liverpool complete genome, chromosome VIII, a single genomic window includes:
- a CDS encoding putative erv1 / Alr family domain-containing protein, with product MGNSAGAYALRNEHVSSAVSTNREISVDDNADRRPGRIHASSLVSPAAGGGNNGSNASSLDPIAVPRVGVENEGVGAVNSASSASRETLSPSGGDAQAQGVSTAPSGAPPQGTQILDPSAETCAVREKATQTLPPMHPPIHFCAETNDPQDPCNAQWLLLWTYAAYASPRPNAEEQRHLRVFFEEFPDQCTFGPAARCYSEAVKTFAPRVESRRDLLLWLCLVENQCRLKLDVPARPCRYSELVRRWRYEDGYL from the exons ATGGGGAACTCCGCGGGGGCGTACGCGCTCCGCAACGAACATGTTTCATCAGCCGTGTCGACGAACAGAGAGATTTCTGTCGACGACAACGCAGACCGTCGTCCGGGCAGAATTCATGCATCTTCGTTAGTCTCTCCTGCCGCCGGTGGCGGAAATAATGGTTCCAACGCATCATCGCTAGACCCCATAGCCGTGCCTCGTGTCGGTGTGGAGAACGAGGGCGTCGGCGCAGTAAATTCGGCGAGTTCCGCATCCAGGGAgactctctctccatctggaGGCGACGCCCAAGCGCAAGGCGTCAGTACAGCTCCATCAGGAGCACCGCCACAGGGGACTCAGATTCTAGACCCATCTGCGGAGACCTGTGCAGTGCGGGAGAAAGCTACACAGACGCTGCCGCCGATGCATCCCCCCATTCATTTCTGCGCGGAGACAAACGATCCACAAGATCCGTGCAATGCCCAGTGGCTGTTG TTGTGGACGTACGCAGCGTATGCGTCGCCGCGTCCAAACGCGGAAGAGCAGCGACATCTGCGTGTGTTTTTCGAAGAATTCCCAGATCAGTGCACGTTCGGCCCCGCTGCAAGGTGTTACAGCGAGGCTGTCAAGACGTTTGCCCCGAG GGTAGAAAGCCGACGGGACTTGCTGTTGTGGCTGTGCTTGGTGGAGAACCAGTGTCGGTTGAAGCTGGACGTGCCCGCGAGACCTTGCAG GTACAGCGAACTCGTGCGCCGATGGAGATATGAAGATGGTTACCTCTGA
- a CDS encoding putative tim10/DDP zinc finger domain-containing protein, translating to MSGGQNLQHLSPAEQAAVMKELNHLHIKDTMDTYNSVVERCFNECITQFRAKDLDDTEQQCVRRCVRKFMLFSQRVGLRFAEKNMDAGSK from the coding sequence ATGAGCGGTGGACAGAATCTGCAGCACTTGTCGCCTGCAGAGCAGGCGGCAGTGATGAAAGAGTTGAACCATTTACACATAAAGGATACCATGGATACATACAACTCGGTGGTGGAGCGTTGTTTCAACGAGTGCATTACTCAGTTCCGAGCAAAGGACCTTGATGATACTGAGCAACAATGTGTGCGGCGTTGTGTGCGGAAGTTCATGCTGTTCTCGCAGCGGGTCGGGCTTCGCTTCGCGGAGAAAAATATGGACGCTGGAAGTAAATGA